One window of Burkholderia vietnamiensis LMG 10929 genomic DNA carries:
- a CDS encoding P-II family nitrogen regulator yields MKRITAIIKPFKLDEVREALAEVGLTGLTVTEVKGFGRQKGHTELYRGAEYVVDFLPKMKIEVVVAEAQVDQVIDAVIGAARTGKIGDGKIFVSDVERVIRIRTGEENEAAV; encoded by the coding sequence ATGAAACGCATCACCGCCATCATCAAGCCGTTCAAGCTGGACGAAGTCCGCGAAGCGCTCGCCGAAGTGGGCCTCACCGGCCTGACGGTGACGGAAGTGAAGGGCTTCGGCCGCCAGAAGGGCCACACCGAGCTGTACCGCGGCGCCGAATACGTCGTCGACTTCCTGCCGAAGATGAAGATCGAGGTGGTCGTCGCGGAAGCGCAGGTCGATCAGGTGATCGATGCGGTGATCGGCGCCGCGCGCACGGGCAAGATCGGCGACGGCAAGATCTTCGTGTCCGACGTCGAACGCGTGATCCGCATCCGCACCGGCGAAGAGAACGAAGCGGCGGTCTGA
- a CDS encoding NAD+ synthase — protein MKTRLALAQINVTVGDFAGNVARIVAAAHAAHDDGAHLMIAPELALSGYPPEDLLLRPAFYTAAAAALDALADALREFDGLAVLVGHPLRSAAGEAAGGEPAVDGNANRPIERGVPPVDTYNAASLIVGGKIVGTYRKQDLPNADVFDEKRYFATDTEPLVFELNGVKYGVIICEDAWHASAAQIAKAAGAQVLLIPNGSPYHMNKEALRIDILRARIRETGLPMVYVNLVGGQDELVFDGGSFVLDGDGVLVAKMPLFDEGHAIVEFDGARPLPGAIAPELPVDAQVYRALVTGVRDYIGKNGFPGVLIGLSGGVDSALVLAVACDALGPERVRAVMMPSRYTADISTTDAAEMARRVGVRYDEIAIAPMFDAFRAALAGEFAGRAEDATEENIQARIRGTLLMALSNKFGSIVLTTGNKSEMAVGYCTLYGDMAGGFAVIKDIAKTQVYQLCRYRNATPDYGTRDVIPERILTRAPSAELRENQTDQDSLPPYDVLDAIMRMYMEEDRPLGEIVAAGYAEADVARVTRLIKINEYKRRQAPIGIRVTHRAFGRDWRYPITSRFTERVD, from the coding sequence ATGAAGACCCGACTCGCTCTTGCCCAGATCAACGTCACCGTCGGCGATTTCGCCGGCAACGTCGCGCGGATCGTCGCGGCCGCCCACGCAGCGCACGACGATGGTGCGCATCTGATGATCGCGCCCGAACTCGCGCTGTCGGGCTATCCGCCCGAAGACCTGCTGCTGCGGCCCGCGTTCTACACGGCGGCCGCCGCCGCACTCGACGCGCTCGCCGACGCATTGCGCGAGTTCGACGGGCTCGCGGTGCTGGTCGGCCATCCGCTGCGCAGCGCGGCGGGCGAGGCGGCCGGCGGCGAGCCCGCCGTCGATGGTAATGCAAACCGCCCGATCGAGCGCGGCGTGCCGCCGGTCGACACGTACAATGCGGCGTCGCTGATCGTCGGCGGCAAGATCGTCGGCACCTACCGCAAGCAGGATCTGCCGAACGCCGACGTGTTCGACGAGAAGCGCTACTTCGCGACCGACACCGAGCCGCTCGTGTTCGAGCTGAACGGCGTGAAATACGGCGTGATCATCTGCGAGGACGCGTGGCACGCATCGGCCGCGCAGATCGCCAAGGCCGCCGGCGCGCAAGTGTTGCTGATCCCGAACGGCTCGCCGTATCACATGAACAAGGAGGCGCTGCGCATCGACATCCTGCGCGCGCGGATCCGCGAGACCGGCTTGCCGATGGTGTACGTGAACCTGGTCGGCGGCCAGGACGAGCTCGTGTTCGACGGCGGCTCGTTCGTGCTGGACGGCGACGGTGTGCTGGTCGCGAAGATGCCGCTGTTCGACGAAGGCCACGCGATCGTCGAATTCGACGGCGCACGGCCGCTGCCGGGCGCGATCGCCCCCGAGTTGCCGGTCGACGCGCAGGTTTATCGCGCGCTCGTGACCGGCGTGCGCGACTACATCGGCAAGAACGGTTTTCCCGGCGTGCTGATCGGGCTGTCGGGCGGCGTCGATTCGGCGCTGGTGCTGGCCGTCGCATGCGATGCGCTCGGCCCCGAGCGCGTGCGCGCGGTGATGATGCCGTCGCGCTACACGGCCGACATTTCGACGACCGACGCGGCGGAGATGGCGCGGCGCGTGGGCGTGCGCTACGACGAGATTGCGATCGCGCCGATGTTCGACGCGTTCCGCGCGGCGCTCGCGGGCGAGTTCGCCGGCCGCGCGGAGGACGCGACGGAGGAGAACATCCAGGCGCGCATTCGCGGCACGCTGCTGATGGCGCTGTCGAACAAGTTCGGCTCGATCGTGCTGACGACCGGCAACAAGAGCGAGATGGCGGTCGGCTACTGCACGCTGTACGGCGACATGGCCGGCGGCTTCGCGGTGATCAAGGACATCGCGAAGACGCAGGTGTACCAGCTGTGCCGCTACCGCAACGCGACGCCCGATTACGGCACGCGCGACGTGATCCCCGAACGGATCCTGACGCGCGCGCCGTCGGCCGAGCTGCGCGAGAACCAGACCGACCAGGACAGCCTGCCGCCGTACGACGTGCTGGACGCGATCATGCGGATGTACATGGAAGAGGACCGGCCGCTCGGCGAGATCGTCGCGGCCGGCTACGCCGAGGCCGACGTCGCGCGGGTGACGCGGCTCATCAAGATCAACGAATACAAGCGCCGCCAGGCGCCGATCGGCATTCGCGTCACGCACCGGGCATTCGGACGCGACTGGCGCTATCCGATCACGTCGCGCTTCACCGAGCGGGTCGACTGA
- a CDS encoding heme biosynthesis protein HemY gives MTLRGIVWLAILFAIAAALATVGRFDAGQVLLVYPPYRVDVSLNLFVIGIVVLFIVVYALMRIVRNIWLMPRRVAAYRARARNEKAQSSLRDAIANLYAGRFSRAEKAARDAMAVDANQGAASLVAATAAHRMHEYTRRDDWLSKVDAPEWQDARLLATADMRADARDADGALAALADLQAGGKRIHAQQVALRAQQQLKNWAEVLKLAKALEKRDALHPAAAVRLRQQAAENLLRERWHDADALLEVWQSLSALERQSPRLADLAAELLVSLERRTEARRIVEDALAHNWDARLLRRYPDTAGNDALPLIQRAEGWKKDHPDDADLLFALGRLCQQQQLWGKAQSFLEAALKQADNDALKVRTHRALARLFEHLGETDKAAKHYRESALAITTV, from the coding sequence ATGACGCTTCGAGGAATCGTCTGGCTCGCGATCCTGTTCGCGATCGCCGCGGCACTCGCCACCGTCGGCCGCTTCGACGCGGGGCAGGTGCTGCTCGTCTATCCGCCGTACCGTGTCGACGTGTCGCTGAACCTGTTCGTGATCGGCATCGTCGTGCTGTTCATCGTCGTCTATGCGCTGATGCGCATCGTGCGCAACATCTGGCTGATGCCGCGGCGCGTCGCCGCGTATCGTGCGCGTGCGCGCAACGAGAAGGCGCAGTCGTCGCTGCGCGATGCGATCGCGAATCTGTACGCGGGCCGCTTCTCGCGCGCCGAGAAGGCCGCGCGCGATGCGATGGCGGTCGACGCGAACCAGGGTGCGGCGAGTCTCGTCGCCGCGACCGCCGCGCACCGCATGCACGAGTACACGCGTCGCGACGACTGGCTGTCGAAGGTCGACGCGCCCGAATGGCAGGACGCGCGGCTGCTCGCGACGGCCGACATGCGCGCCGATGCACGCGACGCCGACGGTGCGCTCGCCGCGCTGGCCGATTTGCAGGCGGGCGGCAAGCGCATCCACGCGCAGCAGGTCGCGCTGCGTGCGCAGCAGCAGCTGAAGAACTGGGCCGAGGTGCTGAAGCTGGCGAAGGCGCTTGAGAAGCGCGACGCGCTGCATCCGGCCGCCGCGGTCCGGCTGCGCCAGCAGGCGGCCGAGAATCTGCTGCGCGAGCGTTGGCACGATGCGGACGCGCTGCTCGAAGTGTGGCAGTCGCTGTCGGCGCTCGAGCGCCAGTCGCCGCGCCTCGCCGATCTCGCGGCCGAGCTCCTGGTGTCGCTGGAGCGCCGCACGGAGGCGCGCCGCATCGTCGAGGATGCGCTTGCGCACAACTGGGATGCGCGGCTGTTGCGCCGCTATCCGGACACGGCCGGCAACGACGCGCTGCCGCTGATCCAGAGGGCCGAGGGCTGGAAGAAGGATCATCCGGACGATGCCGACCTGCTGTTCGCGCTCGGCCGGCTGTGCCAGCAACAGCAGCTGTGGGGCAAGGCGCAGTCGTTCCTGGAGGCCGCGCTGAAGCAGGCCGACAACGACGCGCTGAAGGTGCGCACGCATCGCGCGCTGGCCCGCCTGTTCGAGCATCTCGGCGAAACCGACAAGGCCGCGAAGCACTATCGCGAAAGCGCGCTCGCGATCACGACGGTGTGA
- a CDS encoding MFS transporter — protein MATSTHSLPGSSGAFEEATYRKVSWRLTPLLLLCYVVAYLDRVNVGFAKLQMASDLNLSDTVYGLGAGIFFFGYFLFEVPSNIILHKVGARVWIARIMATWGVISILTMFVTTPAMFYVMRFLLGVAEAGFFPGVILYLTYWYPAHRRGRMTTFFMTAVALSGVIGGPLSGFILKAFNGVSGWHGWQWLFLLEGIPSVLAGVLVFFALDDRIARAAWLTDEEKALLARNVDAEEATKQDLALGAVMSSPRVWLMALIYFSFVMGLYGVGFWLPTIIKATGVTDTLKIGLLSAIPYAAAVVAMILIARSADKRRERRWHLAIPAAIGALGLVLSVMWAHETALAMLGLTLATIGILTTLPLFWSLPTAFLGGAAAAAGIAMINSIGNLAGFLSPYMMGWLKQATGANDAGMYLLAAFLVLGGLLALSVPKRLVDK, from the coding sequence ATGGCAACATCGACGCATTCGCTGCCGGGCTCGTCCGGCGCATTCGAGGAAGCGACCTACCGCAAGGTGTCGTGGCGGCTCACGCCGCTCCTGCTGCTGTGCTACGTGGTCGCGTATCTCGATCGCGTCAACGTCGGTTTCGCGAAGCTGCAGATGGCGAGCGACCTGAATCTGAGCGATACCGTCTACGGGCTCGGTGCCGGGATCTTCTTCTTCGGCTACTTCCTGTTCGAGGTGCCGAGCAACATCATCCTGCACAAGGTCGGCGCGCGCGTGTGGATCGCACGCATCATGGCCACGTGGGGCGTGATCTCGATCCTGACGATGTTCGTCACGACACCCGCGATGTTCTACGTGATGCGCTTCCTGCTCGGCGTCGCCGAGGCCGGCTTCTTCCCCGGCGTGATCCTGTACCTCACGTACTGGTATCCCGCGCACCGGCGCGGCCGGATGACCACCTTCTTCATGACGGCCGTCGCGCTGTCCGGCGTGATCGGCGGGCCGCTCTCCGGCTTCATCCTGAAGGCGTTCAACGGCGTGAGCGGCTGGCACGGCTGGCAATGGCTGTTCCTGCTCGAGGGGATTCCGTCGGTGCTGGCCGGCGTGCTGGTGTTCTTCGCGCTCGACGACCGCATCGCGCGCGCGGCGTGGCTCACCGACGAGGAAAAGGCGCTGCTCGCGCGCAACGTCGACGCGGAGGAAGCGACCAAGCAAGACCTCGCGCTCGGCGCCGTGATGTCGAGCCCGCGCGTGTGGCTGATGGCGCTGATCTACTTCTCGTTCGTGATGGGGCTGTACGGCGTGGGCTTCTGGTTGCCGACGATCATCAAGGCGACCGGCGTGACCGACACGCTGAAGATCGGCCTGCTGTCCGCGATTCCGTATGCGGCGGCGGTGGTCGCGATGATCCTGATCGCGCGCAGCGCGGACAAGCGGCGCGAGCGGCGCTGGCACCTCGCGATCCCGGCCGCGATCGGCGCGCTCGGGCTCGTGCTGTCGGTGATGTGGGCGCACGAGACGGCGCTGGCGATGCTCGGCCTCACGCTCGCGACGATCGGCATCCTCACGACGCTGCCGCTGTTCTGGAGCCTGCCGACGGCGTTCCTCGGCGGCGCGGCGGCCGCGGCCGGCATCGCGATGATCAACTCGATCGGCAACCTCGCGGGCTTCCTGAGCCCATACATGATGGGCTGGCTCAAGCAGGCGACGGGCGCCAACGATGCCGGCATGTATCTGCTCGCCGCGTTCCTCGTGCTCGGCGGCCTGCTCGCGCTGTCGGTGCCGAAGCGGCTCGTCGACAAATGA
- a CDS encoding GNAT family N-acetyltransferase yields the protein MKHERIDYRTGILSSPAEVPADEWNALLERDAQPTPFLRHEFLDALHVARCAVDDTGWSPHFVTLTDAHTGRLAAAAPVYAKQHSYGEYVFDWAWADAYQRNDLPYYPKLLCAVPFTPVQGTRLLAADEDARRRLAATLLAFAEQSDVSSLHVLFPTGDEARLLESMGMMLREGVQFHWLNDGYRDFDDFLGTLEQKKRKNIRAERRKVRDAGITFRRLAGEQITDADWRFFTRCYRQTYREHYSSPYLNLEFFRTIGATMPENLLLVIAEADGRPIASSLAVYRRGADGRGGTLYGRYWGALEHVPCLHFETAYYQLLEFCIEAGLDTFEGGAQGEHKLARGFLPTVTHSAHWLAHPAFSDAVARFLERETEHIHAYVDELREHDPFRRGT from the coding sequence TTGAAACACGAACGCATCGATTATCGCACGGGCATCCTGTCGTCTCCCGCGGAGGTGCCGGCCGACGAATGGAACGCGCTGCTCGAACGCGACGCGCAGCCGACGCCGTTCCTGCGCCACGAGTTCCTCGACGCGCTGCACGTCGCGCGCTGCGCAGTGGACGACACCGGCTGGTCGCCGCACTTCGTCACACTCACCGACGCGCACACGGGCCGCCTCGCGGCCGCCGCGCCCGTCTACGCGAAGCAGCATTCGTACGGCGAATACGTGTTCGACTGGGCATGGGCCGACGCGTACCAGCGCAACGACCTGCCCTACTACCCGAAGCTGCTGTGCGCGGTGCCGTTCACGCCGGTGCAGGGCACGCGCCTGCTCGCCGCCGACGAAGACGCGCGCCGCCGCCTCGCGGCCACGCTGCTCGCGTTCGCGGAGCAGAGCGACGTGTCGTCGCTGCACGTGCTGTTTCCGACCGGCGACGAGGCCCGCCTGCTCGAATCGATGGGCATGATGCTGCGCGAGGGCGTGCAGTTCCACTGGCTCAACGACGGCTATCGCGACTTCGACGACTTCCTCGGCACGCTCGAGCAGAAGAAGCGCAAGAACATCCGCGCGGAACGGCGCAAGGTGCGCGACGCCGGCATCACGTTCCGGCGGCTCGCCGGCGAGCAGATCACCGATGCCGACTGGCGCTTCTTCACGCGTTGCTACCGGCAGACCTATCGCGAGCACTATTCGAGCCCGTACCTGAACCTCGAGTTTTTCCGCACGATCGGCGCGACGATGCCCGAGAATCTGCTGCTGGTCATCGCCGAAGCAGACGGGCGGCCGATCGCGAGCTCGCTCGCCGTGTACCGGCGCGGCGCCGACGGCCGCGGCGGCACGCTGTACGGCCGCTACTGGGGCGCGCTCGAACACGTGCCGTGCCTCCATTTCGAGACGGCGTACTACCAGTTGCTCGAGTTCTGCATCGAGGCCGGGCTCGATACCTTCGAGGGCGGCGCGCAAGGCGAGCACAAGCTCGCGCGCGGCTTTCTGCCGACCGTCACGCATTCCGCGCACTGGCTCGCGCATCCGGCGTTCTCCGATGCGGTGGCGCGCTTTCTGGAGCGCGAGACCGAGCATATCCACGCCTACGTCGACGAATTGCGCGAACACGATCCGTTCCGCCGCGGCACGTGA
- a CDS encoding SDR family oxidoreductase: MRLSGKTAVVTGGGSGFGEGIAKTYAREGANVVVNDLNGAAAERVASEIALAGGKAIAFAGDVSRDADWRALLQAALDDFHAVQIVVNNAGTTHRNKPVLDVTEAEFDRVYAVNMKSLFWSVQTFVPYFRAQGGGVFVNVASTAGVRPRPGLVWYNSTKGAMITASKSLAAELGPDRIRVNCINPVLGETGLMTEFMGCEDTPENRRRFLSTIPLGRFSTPQDIANAALYLASDEAEFITGVCLEVDGGRCI, encoded by the coding sequence ATGCGGTTGAGCGGCAAGACGGCCGTCGTCACGGGCGGCGGCTCGGGCTTCGGCGAAGGGATCGCGAAGACGTATGCGCGCGAAGGCGCGAACGTCGTCGTCAACGACCTGAACGGCGCGGCGGCCGAGCGCGTGGCGAGCGAGATCGCGCTGGCCGGCGGCAAGGCGATCGCATTCGCCGGCGACGTGTCGCGCGACGCCGACTGGCGTGCGCTGCTGCAGGCCGCGCTCGACGATTTCCATGCGGTGCAGATCGTCGTCAACAACGCGGGCACCACGCACCGCAACAAGCCGGTGCTCGACGTGACGGAAGCCGAATTCGATCGCGTGTACGCGGTGAACATGAAGAGCCTGTTCTGGAGCGTGCAGACCTTCGTCCCGTACTTCCGCGCGCAGGGCGGCGGCGTGTTCGTCAACGTCGCATCGACGGCCGGCGTGCGGCCGCGCCCCGGCCTCGTCTGGTACAACAGCACGAAGGGCGCGATGATCACCGCCAGCAAGTCGCTCGCAGCCGAGCTCGGCCCCGACCGGATCCGCGTGAACTGCATCAACCCGGTGCTCGGCGAAACGGGCCTGATGACCGAGTTCATGGGCTGCGAGGACACGCCCGAAAACCGCCGCCGGTTCCTGTCGACGATTCCGCTCGGCCGCTTCTCGACGCCGCAGGACATCGCGAACGCCGCGCTCTACCTTGCATCCGACGAAGCCGAGTTCATCACGGGCGTCTGCCTCGAAGTCGACGGCGGCCGCTGCATCTAG
- a CDS encoding GIY-YIG nuclease family protein: protein MSWFLYLIECADDSVYTGITTDVAARFDEHASGKGARYTRSRKPRAVLASFPLPDRSSASRAEYWVKRLTAAQKRELAAGGRTLASVLPDGISSDGGAVASVASGGAKNAKESAVSAGDAQKSRAKSGVRRGAKSDAKPDAKSDKKSDARPGSKPAAKPQAKSDAKPGVKSGRRPGARPAAKPQANSDAKLRAKSDEKSGARSGAKPDAKPAAKDAATPPVTTAPRRTTAAKRAQSAPPSAAPRPPGARGKPHTKQNRAAS, encoded by the coding sequence ATGTCCTGGTTTCTGTATCTGATCGAGTGCGCCGACGACAGCGTCTACACGGGCATCACGACCGACGTCGCCGCCCGCTTCGACGAGCATGCGTCCGGCAAGGGCGCCCGCTACACGCGCTCGCGCAAGCCGCGCGCGGTGCTCGCGTCGTTCCCGTTGCCCGACCGGTCGAGCGCATCGCGCGCCGAGTATTGGGTGAAACGCCTCACGGCCGCGCAGAAACGGGAGCTGGCGGCTGGCGGGCGGACGCTCGCTTCGGTATTGCCGGACGGGATATCGAGCGACGGAGGCGCCGTGGCAAGCGTCGCGTCGGGCGGCGCGAAGAACGCGAAAGAAAGCGCGGTGTCGGCCGGCGACGCGCAGAAGTCGCGAGCGAAGTCCGGGGTGAGGCGCGGTGCCAAGTCAGATGCGAAGCCCGACGCCAAGTCCGACAAGAAGTCCGACGCGAGGCCAGGCTCGAAGCCCGCCGCCAAGCCGCAAGCCAAGTCCGACGCCAAGCCCGGTGTGAAGTCCGGCAGGAGGCCAGGTGCGAGGCCCGCTGCCAAGCCGCAGGCCAACTCCGACGCAAAGCTCCGAGCGAAATCCGACGAGAAGTCCGGCGCAAGGTCGGGTGCGAAGCCCGACGCCAAACCCGCTGCGAAGGACGCCGCAACCCCACCCGTCACCACCGCCCCCCGCCGCACGACCGCCGCGAAACGCGCGCAATCCGCACCGCCCTCCGCCGCACCGCGCCCGCCCGGCGCCCGCGGCAAACCGCACACAAAACAAAACCGCGCGGCCTCCTGA
- a CDS encoding aldehyde dehydrogenase family protein → MEQAKHFIAGEWTLPAQLEPIAVVDPSDGRPFATIARGTAPDIERAVAAARDAFAGPWGAASAAERGRVLMRLSARVTDCIEELATIEARDTGKPLKQARADAAALARYFEFYAGAADKLHGETLPYQAGYTVLTVREPHGVTGHIVPWNYPMQIFGRSVGAALAAGNACVVKPAEDACLSVLRVAELAIEAGLPAGALNVVTGYGHEAGAALARHPGIDHISFTGSPATGKLVAQMAAENHVPVTLELGGKSPQIVFADADLDAALPVLVSAIVQNGGQTCSAGSRVLIEHAAYEPLVERLATAFNALRVGPSRADLDCGPLINAKQQQRVWDFLSDAQHDGIPMAAQGQVVADAPESGFYQAPALLRDVPPSHRLAQEEVFGPVLAAMRFVDEEEAVALANGTPYGLVAGIWTRDGARQLRLARRVRAGQVFINNYGAGGGVELPFGGVGHSGHGREKGFEALYGFTALKTIAIRHG, encoded by the coding sequence ATGGAACAGGCGAAGCACTTCATCGCAGGCGAATGGACGCTGCCCGCGCAGCTGGAGCCGATTGCCGTCGTCGACCCGTCCGACGGCCGGCCGTTCGCGACGATCGCGCGCGGCACGGCGCCGGACATCGAGCGCGCCGTCGCCGCGGCGCGCGACGCCTTCGCGGGCCCGTGGGGCGCGGCGAGCGCCGCCGAGCGCGGCCGCGTGCTGATGCGGCTGTCCGCGCGCGTCACCGATTGCATCGAAGAACTCGCGACGATCGAGGCGCGCGATACCGGCAAGCCGCTGAAGCAGGCGCGCGCGGACGCCGCCGCGCTCGCGCGCTATTTCGAGTTCTACGCGGGCGCCGCCGACAAGCTGCACGGCGAGACGCTTCCCTACCAAGCCGGCTACACGGTGCTGACGGTGCGTGAGCCGCATGGCGTCACCGGCCACATCGTGCCGTGGAATTACCCGATGCAGATCTTCGGGCGCAGCGTCGGCGCGGCGCTGGCCGCCGGCAACGCGTGCGTCGTGAAACCGGCCGAGGACGCATGCCTGTCGGTGCTGCGCGTCGCCGAGCTGGCTATCGAGGCCGGGCTGCCGGCCGGTGCGCTGAACGTCGTCACCGGCTACGGTCACGAAGCCGGTGCCGCGCTCGCGCGCCACCCCGGCATCGACCACATCTCGTTCACCGGCTCGCCCGCGACCGGCAAGCTGGTCGCCCAGATGGCCGCCGAGAATCACGTGCCCGTCACGCTCGAGCTCGGCGGCAAATCGCCCCAGATCGTGTTCGCCGACGCCGACCTCGACGCCGCTCTGCCGGTGCTCGTGTCGGCGATCGTGCAGAACGGCGGGCAGACCTGCTCGGCCGGCAGCCGCGTGCTGATCGAGCATGCGGCCTACGAGCCGCTGGTCGAGCGGCTCGCCACCGCGTTCAACGCGCTGCGCGTCGGCCCGAGCCGCGCGGACCTCGACTGCGGCCCGCTGATCAACGCGAAGCAGCAGCAGCGCGTCTGGGATTTCCTGTCCGATGCGCAGCACGACGGCATTCCGATGGCCGCGCAAGGCCAGGTCGTCGCCGACGCGCCGGAAAGCGGCTTCTACCAGGCGCCCGCGCTGCTGCGCGACGTCCCGCCGTCGCATCGGCTCGCGCAGGAGGAAGTATTCGGCCCGGTGCTCGCGGCGATGCGCTTCGTCGACGAGGAAGAAGCCGTCGCGCTCGCGAACGGCACGCCGTACGGGCTCGTCGCCGGCATCTGGACGCGCGACGGCGCGCGCCAGCTGCGCCTCGCGCGGCGCGTGCGCGCGGGCCAGGTGTTCATCAACAACTACGGCGCGGGCGGCGGCGTCGAGCTGCCGTTCGGCGGCGTCGGCCATTCGGGCCACGGGCGCGAGAAAGGCTTCGAGGCGCTGTACGGCTTCACCGCGCTGAAGACGATCGCGATCCGGCACGGCTGA
- a CDS encoding porin — MMKKALVAAALMAAGVVTAHAQSSVTLYGRLDAGIEYLNGLQNGHQVRAESGDWGTSLWGLKGSEDIGGGNKVLFHLEGAFNTMNGGLGTSGSIWDRFATVGISNDRYGTLLLGRELAIANGVWDFDPFGQSAWSTASLVRGRNWNKTSNNVSYQSPSLYGLDFYGQFSFSNSTSFNGNTTAGQPGRAMGGQVTYTNSLFQLRGIYDETRDSNGRFSDVFNYSREYFAGVNVFLGQFKVQAAYQASRADGSGGPAVNAGVTGTQQVWGGVTWQATPAAALIAAVYHVNANHGGGNANIYTIGGSYNISKRTLFDLQAATVRNSSTANFGLNANGAGTAVSTGNPHPGGSQTGVYAGIQHLF; from the coding sequence ATGATGAAGAAAGCTTTGGTCGCGGCCGCGCTGATGGCTGCTGGGGTGGTGACGGCGCACGCGCAGAGCAGCGTGACGCTGTATGGTCGCCTGGATGCCGGCATTGAGTACCTGAACGGCCTTCAGAACGGCCACCAAGTGCGCGCGGAAAGCGGCGACTGGGGCACGAGCCTGTGGGGCTTGAAGGGTAGCGAGGACATCGGCGGCGGCAACAAGGTCCTGTTCCACCTCGAAGGCGCGTTCAACACGATGAACGGCGGCCTGGGCACGAGCGGCTCGATCTGGGATCGTTTCGCGACGGTCGGGATCTCGAACGATCGCTACGGTACGCTGCTGTTGGGTCGCGAACTCGCGATCGCGAACGGCGTGTGGGACTTCGACCCGTTCGGCCAGTCGGCCTGGTCGACGGCATCGCTGGTGCGCGGCCGCAACTGGAACAAGACCAGCAACAACGTGTCGTACCAGTCGCCGTCGCTCTACGGCCTCGACTTCTACGGCCAATTCTCGTTCTCGAACTCGACCAGCTTCAACGGCAACACGACGGCCGGCCAACCGGGTCGTGCAATGGGCGGTCAGGTCACCTACACGAACTCGCTGTTCCAGTTGCGCGGCATCTACGACGAAACGCGCGACAGCAACGGCCGCTTCTCGGACGTGTTCAACTACTCGCGTGAATACTTCGCGGGCGTGAACGTGTTCCTCGGCCAGTTCAAGGTTCAGGCGGCCTACCAGGCATCGCGCGCCGACGGCAGCGGCGGCCCGGCAGTGAACGCCGGCGTGACGGGTACGCAACAGGTGTGGGGCGGCGTGACGTGGCAGGCCACGCCGGCAGCGGCGCTGATCGCGGCCGTGTATCACGTGAACGCGAACCACGGCGGCGGCAACGCGAACATCTACACGATCGGCGGTTCGTACAACATCTCGAAGCGCACGCTGTTCGACCTGCAGGCCGCGACGGTGCGCAACAGCTCGACGGCCAACTTCGGTCTGAACGCGAACGGTGCAGGCACCGCCGTGTCGACCGGCAACCCGCATCCGGGCGGCAGCCAGACCGGCGTCTACGCCGGCATCCAGCACCTGTTCTGA
- the ppa gene encoding inorganic diphosphatase: MSFNHVPAGKDLPHDFNVIIEIPAQSDPVKYEADKELGLLVVDRFIGTGMRYPVNYGYIPQTLSGDGDPVDVLVITPFPLLAGSIVRSRVLGMLQMTDESGVDAKLVAVPHDKVCPMTANLKSIDDVPEYLKDQIKHFFEQYKALEKGKWVKVEGWAGIDAAHKEIADGAANYKK; this comes from the coding sequence ATGAGCTTCAATCATGTTCCGGCCGGCAAGGACCTGCCGCACGATTTCAACGTGATCATCGAGATCCCCGCGCAAAGCGATCCGGTGAAGTACGAAGCCGACAAGGAGCTGGGCCTCCTCGTCGTCGACCGCTTCATCGGTACCGGCATGCGTTATCCGGTGAACTACGGCTACATCCCGCAGACGCTGTCGGGCGACGGCGATCCGGTTGACGTGCTGGTGATCACGCCGTTCCCGCTGCTGGCCGGCTCGATCGTGCGTTCGCGCGTGCTCGGCATGCTGCAGATGACCGACGAGTCGGGCGTCGACGCGAAGCTCGTCGCGGTGCCGCACGACAAGGTCTGCCCGATGACGGCGAACCTGAAGTCGATCGACGACGTGCCCGAGTATCTGAAGGACCAGATCAAGCACTTCTTCGAGCAATACAAGGCGCTCGAGAAGGGCAAGTGGGTGAAGGTCGAAGGCTGGGCCGGCATCGACGCCGCGCACAAGGAAATCGCCGACGGCGCTGCGAACTACAAGAAGTAA